Genomic DNA from Cololabis saira isolate AMF1-May2022 chromosome 20, fColSai1.1, whole genome shotgun sequence:
ccccaccagcacccccaccaGCAACTCCACCAGCACTCCCTCCAGCACTCCCACCAGCAAGTCCATCAGCACTCccaccagcacccccaccaTCAACTCCACCACCagctccaccaccatctccAGCACCAGCCCCCCCAGCAGCCCCCGTATTCCCTGGTCCCATTGGTCCAATGGAGATCCCCTCATCTTCCAGAATTGGTACCCTGGCAGGCCAGTGCCTAAATTCCCCCTCCCAAAGATAGAGTGCTGCAGATGCTCCTGCACATGCCCTGCAAACCCAATTCCAAGCACGACCAACGTTTATGAGTCTGAAGCCACAACAGGCACGACCACCTTAATTCCCACACACACAACTGACTTGGACAACTCAACTACCGGAAACACAACTGACTTTGATGAGTCAATTACTGGAAACACAACTGGCTTGGACAACTCAACTACCAAAAACACAACTGACTTGGACAACTCAACTACCAGAGGCACAACTGACTTGGACAACTCAACTAGCGGAAACACAACTGACTTGGACAACTCAATTACCGGAAACACAACTGACTTTGTTGAGTCAACTAGCGGAAACACAACTGACTTGGAAAACTCAACTACCGGAAACACAACTGACTTTGATGAGTCAACTAGCGGAAACACAACTGACTTGAACAACTCAACTACCGGAAACACAACTGACTTCGATGAGTCAACTACCGGAAACACAACTGACTTGGACAACTCAACTACCGGAAACACAACTGACTTGGACAACTCAACTACCGGAAACACAACTGACTTGGACAACTCAACTACCGGAAACACAACTGACTTGGACAACTCAACTAGCGGAAACACAACTGACTTGGACAACTCAACTACCGGAAACACAACTGACTTTGATGAGTCATCTACCGGAAACACAACTGACTTGGACAACTCAACTACCGGAAACACAACTGACTTGGACAACTCAACTACCGGAAATACAACTGACTTCGTTGAGTTAACTAGCGGAAACACAACTGACTTGGACAACTCAACTACCGGAAACACAACTGACTTCGTTGAGTCAACTACCGGAAACACAACTGACTTTGATGAGTCAATTACTACCACAAGCAactccaccagcagctccaccagcagcacCTTCACCAATATCTTCCTCATCAgccccaccagcagctccaccagcaccTCCACCAGCACCCCCCTCAGCACCCCCACCAGCACCCACAcaagcagctccaccagcacccTCACCAGCACCCCCACAAGCACCCCCATCAGCAACTCCACCAGCACCCCCaacagcagctccaccagcaacTCCACCAGCAACtccaccagcacccccaccagcacccccaccagcagctccaccagcacccccaccagcacccccaccagcagctccaccagcacccccaccagcacccccaccagcagctccaccagcaactccaccagcacccccaccagcagctccaccagcacccccaccagcacccccaccagcagctccaccagcaactccaccagcacccccaccagcacccccaccagcaactccaccagcacccccaccagcacccccaccagcagctccaccagcacccccaccagcagctccaccagcacccccaccagcacccccaccagcagctccaccagcaactccaccagcacccccaccagcaactccaccagcagctccaccagcagctccaccagcaactccaccagcacccccaccaGCAACTCCACCAGCAACTCCACCAGCACCCCCACAAGCACCCCCATCAGCAACtccaccagcacccccaccagcagctccaccagcaactccaccagcacccccaccagcacccccaccagcagctccaccagcagctccaccagcacccCCACAAGCACCCCCATCAGCAACtccaccagcacccccaccagcacccccatcagcaactccaccagcacccccaccagcagctccaccagcaactccaccagcacccccaccagcagctccaccagcaactccaccagcacccccaccagcagctccaccagcagctccaccagcaactccaccagcacccccaccagcacccccatcagcaactccaccagcacccccaccagcagctccaccagcaactccaccagcacccccaccagcagctccaccagcaactccaccagcacccccaccagcagctccaccagcagctccaccagcaactccaccagcacccccaccagcagctccaccagcaacTCCACCACTACCCCCACCAGCACCCCCATCAGCAACtccaccagcacccccaccagcagctccaccagcaactccaccagcacccccaccagcagctccaccagcacccccaccagcacccccaccagcagctccaccagcaactccaccagcacccccaccagcagctccaccagcagctccaccagcaactccaccagcacccccaccagcaactccaccagcacccccaccagcagctccaccatcaattccaccagcacccccaccagcagctccaccagcacccccaccagcacccccaacagcagctccaccagcaactccaccagcacccccaccagcagctccaccagcaactccaccagcacccccaccagcagctccaccagcacccccaccagcacccccaccagcagctccaccagcaacTCCACCAGCACCCCCACAAGCACCCCCATCAGCAACtccaccagcacccccaccagcagctccaccagcaactccaccagcacccccaccagcagctccaccagtacccccaccagcacccccaccagcagctccatcagcacccccaccagcacccccaccagcagctccaccagcaactccaccagcacccccaccagcagctccaccagcaactccaccagcacccccaccagcagctccaccagcacccccaccagcacccccaccagcagctccaccagcaactccaccagcacccccaccagcagctccaccagcaactccaccagcacccccaccCCCAACTCAACTACCGGAAACACAACTGACTTCGTTGATTCAACTACCGGAAACACAACTGACTTTGATGAGTCAATTACTACCACAAGCAactccaccagcagctccaccagcagcacCTTCACCAATATCTTCCTCATCAgccccaccagcagctccaccagcaccTCCACCAGCACCCCCCTCAGCACCCCCACCAGCACCCACAcaagcagctccaccagcacccTCACCAGCACCCCCACAAGCACCCCCATCAGCAACTCCACCAGCACCCCCaacagcagctccaccagcaacTCCACCAGCAACtccaccagcacccccaccagcacccccaccagcagctccaccagcacccccaccagcacccccaccagcagctccaccagcacccccaccagcagctccaccagcaactccaccagcacccccaccagcacccccaccagcacccccaccagcacccccaccagcagctccaccagcacccccaccagcacccccaacagcagctccaccagcaacTCCACCAGCAACtccaccagcacccccaccagcacccccaccagcagctccaccagcacccccaccagcagctccaccagcaactccaccagcacccccaccagcagctccaccagcacccccaccagcacccccaccagcagctccaccagcacccccaccagcacccccaccagcagctccaccagcacccccaccagcagctccaccagcagctccaccagcacccccaccagcacccccaccagcagctccaccagcaactccaccagcacccccaccagcacccccaccagcaactccaccagcacccccaccagcacccccaccagcacccccaccagcacccccaccagcagctccaccagcacccccaccagcacccccaccagcagctccaccaacaactccaccagcacccccaccagcagctccaccagcaactccaccagcacccccaccaGCAACTCCACCAGCAACTCCACCAGCACCCCCACAAGCACCCCCATCAGCAACtccaccagcacccccaccagcagctccaccagcaactccaccagcacccccaccagcacccccaccagcagctccaccagcagctccaccagcacccccacaagcacccccaccagcagctccaccagcagctccaccagcacccCCACAAGCACCCCCATCAGCAACtccaccagcacccccaccagcacccccatcagcaactccaccagcacccccaccagcagctccaccagcaactccaccagcacccccaccagcagctccaccagcaactccaccagcacccccaccagcagctccaccagcagctccaccagcaactccaccagcacccccaccagcagctccaccagcaactccaccagcacccccaccagcacccccatcagcaactccaccagcacccccaccagcagctccaccagcaactccaccagcacccccaccagcagctccaccagcacccccaccagcacccccaccagcagctccaccagcaactccaccagcaccctcaccagcagctccaccagcacctccaccagcagctccaccagcaactccaccagcacccccaccagcaactccaccagcacccccaccagcagctccaccatcaattccaccagcacccccaccagcagctccaccagcacccccaccagcacccccaccagcagctccaccagcaacTCCAACAGCACCCCCACAAGCACCCCCATCAGCAACtccaccagcacccccaccagcacccccaccagcagctccaccagcaactccaccagcacccccaccaGCAGCCCTACCAGTACCCccaccagcacccccaccagcagctccatcagcacccccaccagcacccccaccagcagctccaccagcaactccaccagcacccccaccagcagctccaccagcaactccaccagcacccccaccaGCAACTCAACTACCGGAAACACAACTGACTTTGATGAGTCAACTCCCAGAAGCATAACTGACTTAGGAGGCTTCAATATTGAAACCCCAACAGACGTGGACGGCTTAATTTCCAAACACACTACAGACGTTTCTAACAAGACTGAGAATGTGACTAATGTCACTCCATCCCAGAATTCCACGATGGAAACCATGGCTACTTCTGATCATCATACCAGTACAACGCATTCGCCGTGGACAACCACGACACCAAATCCAATAGGGGCAACATGTGCGCGATCCCCCATGCTGCCGCCGGTGGAACCAGAGACGAATGAAAATTACATTGAGAACCCTTGCGTGGCCATGCTCAGCTTTGGAACGTGGGTTGAAAAGAGCTGCTTGGAGAAGCttccttttatttgttatgaAGGTATATATAACTGATAAACACCTACTATGTTACATGCTATGTGTACGTTTGGATAGTCCAGAAACACTCAGATTATATAGATAAAATATAAGCTTTAATATGCTTTTGATAAAGAAAACGTATTACTTCAATCTTTTCTAAATCTGCCAGTAGTTGACCTGCATGACATGGAAAAGTTTCATTAGTAACTCAACTGTTTTTGACAAAGTAATGAAAATCtatatttgttatttgtttaatataatattatctATATATAATAATCTACAACATAATGGACTGAATTTCAATCAATGTCTGACTCTGATCCACTGAAGTAATGGATAGACTGTATCTAACGCCACTCAGAAACACACCCACCCTCCTCTAAGAGAGTGAACATAAGATGGACTTTCTTTAATTATTTGTTGTTATTGAGTTTAACCTTCTTTCGTAAGTTcttcaaatttaaaaatcaccatcttCTCTCCAAACAGATCGTTTCTATGGCGAAATCAAGGTGACTAACGTAACGGTCAACAACGCCACCCTGACCTGGACGGAGGCGCCTGGCGACATCGACCATTACCGCGTTGAGGTCGAAGGAGACGTGCAGACGGTGGAGAATCAGAGGAACTTGACCACTGATCTCGGTAGCCTGACCGCAGGCACTCGCTACACCGTCCAGGTGTTCCCTGTGAAGTGCGGTAGAGACCTGAACCCCCAGACTGAAACTTTCTACACCGGTGAGTTCAAAGGAACATTTCTTTAATAACTTTATtctttatgtttaaaaaaaaacaacaaaaaactaatctccaagctgcttttgtgtttttctggaTATGTAAGTAGGAGGTATCGTTGTCTTGCTTTGGCTCTGAACATGTCTGTCTTTTTTCCTTCAGTACCTCACAAAGTCAAAGATCTCAAAGTCATCGATGTGGCGGAAAGTTCTGTCGTTCTGAGCTGGAACAAACCAGATGGGAATGCGGATCTCTACAGTTTGAGGACTGTCGAGAGTCCAGAGAgagacataaaaacaaatgtgactGAAGAAGAGGTCGATGGTTTGTTACCCGGGAGCTTCTACACAGTCCTCGTCCTCTCTGGAGTCGAGGACGAGTCGAGGTGGAGTGAAGAATCAAACATCACGGTTTGTACCAGTGAGTATCCAGTCTCTTTTCACCGTAGTCTTTCAAACTTTTACATGCTTTTAATACCTGAACATGAAAAGTGTTATAAGAATCACATGAAAATACATGAACGTCCTTTGCATGTTTGAATGATGAAATTCAAATCAGCAAAGGCAAATTAGATTTGAACAGTGAATCCTTTCAAGCTCTGTTTGGGATCGTTTGGTGTGAACACGGTTTCCATACAGcactttgttgtttgtttacctGCTTGTTCACTCTTTCAGAGCCTGGAAAAGTGTCCAACCTGCAAGCATCCAATAATACCAACAACTCACTGCTTCTCAGCTGGGAAGCACCTGAGGGAAACTTCACAGGCTTCAAAGTGAAAGCTACGAGCAGTTCTAATGAGtatgtccttgtgtttcaggTCATAGATTATCTGTCTGTCATCCACCTCTGACAGCAGATACCTCAACAGTCAACAGTCAGGATGATTCGTAAAAACCTCCTGatatctattcaattcaattcaattttatttatataacgtctaatacaacaggttgtctctagacgctttccagagacccagaacatgacccccgagcaattattgcataaacaatggcaggtaaaaactcccaagtgggagaaaaaccttaagccaaacagtggcaaggaaaactcccctttaggagggaagaaaccttgagcaagaaccaggctcataaggggggaacctcctgccgagggccagactgggggtcggggacgtcaacagcgcACAGcaaacaggtggaagcagcaacgggatgaccaggggtgaggaccgcaggccagcacgcagctccagaagctccggcccaatcagcaagccccaggttaggtgcagggtcggagaaaggttgagaaggggcagagccagggagaggagtcttaacggacaaacctctcccccgcctgaccgggccgttaccctgcccccctcactcccacactgcaggatccggtgttttgcattcagagatgctcttcgccaccggcagaagatgctgcaccatgcacaaaagagaaaaaagagaagagaagggggggccagcacaagaaactacaggactctaacacactagagtttacactacctagagatttaccaacaccagctagaggtttactaaacactaactataggctttactaaacagaaatgttttaagtttagttttaaaggtggaggtggtgtcagcctccttaacctagattggaagttggttccaaagtaatggtgcctgatagcagaacgcccgccctccaaatctacatttggatactctaggaactacgagtaaacctgcactccaagaacggagagctctgccaggaacataaggcacaatcaggtcttgcaaataatgcagagctaagccattttgggctttatacgcaagtaataacattttaaattggattctgaattttacgggtaaccaatggagcgacgctaacactggaaaGACGtgatctctcctgctgattcctgtcagtacttgtgctgctgcattttggatcagctggagcctattcagcaaattacttgaacatcctgctaataacacattacagtaatctagtctagaagatacaaacgcatgaactagtttttctgcatcactctgcgagaggattttcctgatctttgcaatattacggagatggaaaaaggctattttacaaacctgattgacatatggtttaaacgacaaatcctgatcgaaaacaacaccaaggtttctcacagttgcactg
This window encodes:
- the LOC133420512 gene encoding basic proline-rich protein-like produces the protein PAPPPAPPPAAPPAPPPAPPPAAPPATPPAPPPAAPPAPPPAPPPAAPPATPPAPPPAPPPATPPAPPPAPPPAAPPAPPPAAPPAPPPAPPPAAPPATPPAPPPATPPAAPPAAPPATPPAPPPATPPATPPAPPQAPPSATPPAPPPAAPPATPPAPPPAPPPAAPPAAPPAPPQAPPSATPPAPPPAPPSATPPAPPPAAPPATPPAPPPAAPPATPPAPPPAAPPAAPPATPPAPPPAPPSATPPAPPPAAPPATPPAPPPAAPPATPPAPPPAAPPAAPPATPPAPPPAAPPATPPLPPPAPPSATPPAPPPAAPPATPPAPPPAAPPAPPPAPPPAAPPATPPAPPPAAPPAAPPATPPAPPPATPPAPPPAAPPSIPPAPPPAAPPAPPPAPPTAAPPATPPAPPPAAPPATPPAPPPAAPPAPPPAPPPAAPPATPPAPPQAPPSATPPAPPPAAPPATPPAPPPAAPPVPPPSITTTTPPAAPPAPPPAPPSAPPPAPTQAAPPAPSPAPPQAPPSATPPAPPTAAPPATPPATPPAPPPAPPPAAPPAPPPAPPPAAPPAPPPAAPPATPPAPPPAPPPAPPPAPPPAAPPAPPPAPPTAAPPATPPATPPAPPPAPPPAAPPAPPPAAPPATPPAPPPAAPPAPPPAPPPAAPPAPPPAPPPAAPPAPPPAAPPAAPPAPPPAPPPAAPPATPPAPPPAPPPATPPAPPPAPPPAPPPAPPPAAPPAPPPAPPPAAPPTTPPAPPPAAPPATPPAPPPATPPATPPAPPQAPPSATPPAPPPAAPPATPPAPPPAPPPAAPPAAPPAPPQAPPPAAPPAAPPAPPQAPPSATPPAPPPAPPSATPPAPPPAAPPATPPAPPPAAPPATPPAPPPAAPPAAPPATPPAPPPAA
- the LOC133420513 gene encoding tenascin-R-like; translation: METMATSDHHTSTTHSPWTTTTPNPIGATCARSPMLPPVEPETNENYIENPCVAMLSFGTWVEKSCLEKLPFICYEDRFYGEIKVTNVTVNNATLTWTEAPGDIDHYRVEVEGDVQTVENQRNLTTDLGSLTAGTRYTVQVFPVKCGRDLNPQTETFYTVPHKVKDLKVIDVAESSVVLSWNKPDGNADLYSLRTVESPERDIKTNVTEEEVDGLLPGSFYTVLVLSGVEDESRWSEESNITVCTKPGKVSNLQASNNTNNSLLLSWEAPEGNFTGFKVKATSSSNESWYSKEVSRDERTVNVTDLPNGSEIRLFVTTVANHTLDGDSVNITSYTAPGPISQLVLTMGYSSLNATWDRPNGSFSIFTVEVWQEEKLVANDTTTETYWESSDNLKSSTGHKVVVYAVTGHLKGPAVSRSNFTCKDYIIINHS